One segment of Comamonas thiooxydans DNA contains the following:
- a CDS encoding cytochrome bc complex cytochrome b subunit, translating into MAHEFKQIDPNSTTGAKAMNWLENRFPTAFDAYRVHMSEYYAPKNFNFWYIFGSLALLVLVIQIVTGIFLVMHYKPDAEKAFASVEYIMRDVPWGWLIRYMHSTGASAFFVVVYLHMFRGLLYGSYRKPRELVWIFGCAIFLVLMAEAFMGYLLPWGQMSYWGAQVIVNLFSAIPFVGPDLALLIRGDYVVGDATLNRFFSFHVIAVPLVLLGLVVAHLLALHDVGSNNPDGIEIKGPNAPKDEKGRPLDGVPFHPYYTVHDIFGVTVFLFLFSAVVFFAPEFGGYFLEYNNFIPADPLKTPNHIAPVWYFTPFYSMLRAITSEMMYVLIACVVLGAGYGILKSRLPGFAKGAVAIVALGAIAMMLSIDAKFWGVVVMGGAVIILFALPWLDCSPVKSIRYRPSWHKYVYAVFVVNFVVLAYLGVQPPSPIGEKVSQVGTLFYFGFFLLMPWWSRLGETKPVPERVTFKPH; encoded by the coding sequence GGTTTCCGACGGCATTCGATGCGTACCGCGTCCATATGTCGGAGTACTACGCTCCCAAGAACTTCAACTTCTGGTACATCTTCGGCTCGCTGGCGCTGCTGGTGCTGGTGATCCAGATCGTCACCGGCATCTTCCTGGTGATGCACTACAAGCCCGATGCCGAAAAGGCGTTTGCTTCCGTGGAATACATCATGCGTGATGTGCCCTGGGGCTGGCTGATCCGCTATATGCACTCCACAGGCGCCTCGGCGTTCTTTGTGGTGGTCTATCTGCATATGTTCCGCGGTCTTCTGTACGGTTCTTACCGCAAACCACGTGAACTGGTCTGGATCTTCGGTTGCGCCATCTTCCTGGTGCTCATGGCCGAAGCCTTTATGGGCTATCTGCTGCCCTGGGGCCAGATGTCGTACTGGGGCGCTCAGGTGATCGTGAACCTGTTCTCCGCCATCCCCTTTGTCGGTCCCGATCTGGCTCTGCTGATCCGTGGCGACTATGTGGTGGGCGATGCGACTCTGAACCGCTTCTTCAGCTTCCACGTGATCGCCGTGCCCCTGGTGCTGCTGGGTCTGGTCGTCGCACATTTGCTGGCGCTGCACGACGTGGGCTCCAACAATCCCGACGGCATCGAGATTAAGGGCCCGAATGCGCCCAAGGATGAGAAAGGCCGCCCTCTGGATGGCGTTCCCTTCCATCCTTACTACACGGTGCATGACATCTTTGGCGTGACGGTGTTCCTGTTCCTGTTCTCGGCCGTGGTGTTCTTTGCGCCCGAGTTCGGCGGCTACTTCCTGGAGTACAACAACTTCATTCCCGCCGACCCGCTCAAGACGCCCAATCACATTGCCCCTGTCTGGTATTTCACGCCCTTCTATTCGATGCTGCGTGCCATCACCAGCGAGATGATGTATGTGCTGATTGCCTGCGTGGTGCTGGGTGCCGGCTACGGCATTCTCAAATCGCGCCTGCCCGGTTTTGCCAAGGGCGCCGTCGCCATCGTGGCCCTGGGTGCCATCGCCATGATGCTGTCCATCGACGCCAAGTTCTGGGGCGTGGTCGTCATGGGTGGTGCGGTCATCATCCTGTTTGCCCTCCCCTGGCTCGATTGCAGCCCGGTCAAGTCGATCCGCTATCGTCCCAGCTGGCACAAATATGTGTATGCAGTGTTTGTGGTGAACTTCGTCGTCCTGGCCTATCTGGGGGTGCAGCCTCCGTCGCCTATTGGCGAGAAGGTGTCGCAGGTCGGCACGCTGTTCTACTTCGGCTTCTTCCTGCTCATGCCCTGGTGGAGCCGCTTGGGTGAAACCAAGCCCGTGCCCGAGCGTGTCACCTTCAAGCCTCACTGA
- a CDS encoding cytochrome c1, producing the protein MKKLILTLVAALGIAGAAQASEGGIHWDKAPVNTSNTASLQNGAKIFVNYCLSCHSAAFMRFNRLKDIGLTDQDIKDNLLFTTDKVGETMKAAINPKEAKEWFGANPPDLTVIARSRAGSGGSGADYLYTFLRTFYRDDTKATGWNNLAFPSVGMPHALWELQGERRAIFEEHDDHGTKTQVFKGWEQVSPGKMSAVQYDQAVGDLVNYLQWMGEPAQNTRTRIGVGVLIFLAFFIFIAWRLNAAFWKDVK; encoded by the coding sequence ATGAAGAAACTGATTCTGACCCTGGTTGCAGCCCTGGGTATTGCCGGTGCAGCGCAAGCTTCTGAAGGCGGCATCCACTGGGACAAGGCGCCGGTCAACACCAGCAATACGGCATCCCTGCAAAATGGTGCCAAGATCTTTGTCAACTACTGCCTGAGTTGCCACTCCGCTGCCTTCATGCGTTTCAACCGCCTGAAGGACATCGGTCTGACCGATCAGGACATCAAGGACAATCTGTTGTTCACCACCGACAAGGTGGGTGAGACCATGAAGGCCGCCATCAACCCCAAGGAGGCCAAGGAGTGGTTCGGTGCCAATCCTCCCGACCTGACCGTGATCGCGCGTTCGCGTGCCGGCTCGGGCGGCTCGGGAGCTGATTACCTGTATACCTTCTTGCGTACTTTCTACAGGGATGACACCAAGGCCACAGGCTGGAATAATCTTGCCTTTCCCAGCGTAGGCATGCCGCATGCGCTGTGGGAGCTGCAGGGCGAGCGTCGCGCCATCTTCGAAGAGCATGACGACCACGGAACTAAGACCCAGGTCTTCAAGGGTTGGGAGCAGGTGTCTCCTGGCAAGATGAGCGCAGTGCAGTACGATCAGGCAGTTGGCGATCTGGTGAATTACCTGCAATGGATGGGGGAGCCGGCTCAGAACACCCGAACCCGTATCGGGGTGGGCGTGTTGATTTTCCTGGCCTTCTTCATCTTTATCGCTTGGCGCCTGAATGCCGCGTTCTGGAAAGACGTGAAATAA
- a CDS encoding glutathione S-transferase N-terminal domain-containing protein produces MMVLYSGTTCPFSHRCRFVLFEKGMDFEIRDVDLFSKPEEIAVMNPYGQVPILVERDLILYESNIINEYIDERFPHPQLMPGDPVDRARVRLFLLNFEKELFVHVSALEERNVKGNEKALEKARAHIRDRLTQMAPIFLKNKYIMGENFSMLDVAIAPLLWRLDYYGIELSKNAAPLLKYAERIFSRPAYIEALTPSEKVMRK; encoded by the coding sequence ATGATGGTGCTTTATTCGGGAACGACTTGCCCCTTCTCACACCGCTGCCGCTTTGTGCTGTTTGAAAAAGGCATGGATTTCGAGATCCGCGATGTGGACTTGTTCAGCAAGCCCGAAGAAATCGCCGTGATGAACCCCTATGGTCAAGTGCCAATCTTGGTCGAGCGCGACCTGATTCTGTACGAGTCCAACATCATCAACGAGTACATCGATGAGCGCTTTCCCCATCCCCAGCTGATGCCTGGCGACCCTGTGGATCGTGCCCGTGTGCGCCTGTTCCTGCTGAACTTCGAAAAGGAACTGTTCGTGCACGTGAGCGCTCTGGAAGAGCGCAACGTCAAGGGCAATGAAAAGGCTCTGGAGAAGGCTCGTGCCCATATCCGTGACCGCCTGACCCAGATGGCGCCCATCTTCCTGAAGAACAAGTACATCATGGGCGAGAACTTCTCCATGCTGGATGTGGCGATTGCTCCCCTGCTGTGGCGCCTGGACTATTACGGCATCGAGCTGTCCAAGAATGCTGCCCCTCTGCTCAAGTATGCCGAGCGCATTTTCTCGCGCCCCGCTTACATTGAAGCACTGACTCCCTCTGAAAAGGTCATGCGCAAGTAA
- a CDS encoding ClpXP protease specificity-enhancing factor, with product MTAPETTSTRPYLLRALFEWCTDNGLTPHIAVRVDRSTQVPMEFVRDGQIVLNISYDATSGLLIGNEYVEFKARFGGQPREIMVPVANVMAIYARETGQGMAFPPEEDEVPEDGDAPSMEDAEPDMEPDEESSAERVVQLVPVKAEAEASGEDDAPRTPPPAGGRPALKRVK from the coding sequence ATGACAGCCCCTGAAACGACTTCAACCCGTCCGTATCTGCTGCGGGCATTGTTTGAATGGTGTACCGACAATGGTTTGACGCCGCATATTGCCGTGCGCGTGGACCGTAGCACCCAGGTGCCCATGGAGTTTGTGCGTGATGGTCAAATCGTGCTCAACATCAGCTATGACGCGACCAGCGGCCTGCTGATCGGCAATGAGTATGTTGAATTCAAGGCACGCTTTGGCGGCCAGCCACGGGAAATCATGGTGCCTGTGGCGAACGTCATGGCCATCTACGCCCGCGAGACCGGTCAGGGCATGGCCTTCCCGCCCGAGGAGGACGAAGTCCCCGAGGATGGCGATGCGCCATCGATGGAGGATGCCGAACCCGACATGGAGCCGGATGAGGAGTCTTCGGCCGAGCGTGTGGTGCAACTGGTTCCCGTCAAGGCGGAAGCAGAAGCTTCCGGCGAAGATGATGCTCCTCGTACGCCGCCCCCCGCAGGTGGTCGTCCGGCGCTCAAGCGTGTGAAGTAG
- the secA gene encoding preprotein translocase subunit SecA, whose protein sequence is MATNFLTKLFGSRNDRLLKQYRKTVARINAMEPEYEKLSDEALRAKTQEFKDRVAKGEALDELLPEAFAVVREGSKRVMKMRHFDVQMLGAMALHYGKIAEMRTGEGKTLTATLPVYLNALSGEGVHVVTVNDYLANRDAMTMARLYNFLGLSVGINLPNLSREQKQQAYNSDITYGTNNEYGFDYLRDNMVYEPGDRVQRVLNYAIVDEVDSILIDEARTPLIISGPAEDHTAMYVAMNQIVPNLVRQEGEADPRTGEGVTKPGDFTVDEKSHQVYLTDQGYEAAERLLSHAGLIAEGSSLYDPSNISLVHHLYAALRANQLYFRDQHYVVQNDEIVIVDEFTGRLMAGRRWSDGLHQAVEAKEGVAIQAENQTMASITFQNYFRLYKKLSGMTGTADTEAYEFQEIYGLETVVVPPNKPSKRQDQLDRVYKTTKEKYDAAIKDIRECYERGQPVLVGTTSIENSEIIDQLLTREKLPHQVLNAKQHEREADIIAQAGSEGMITIATNMAGRGTDIVLGGNIDKQLKAIESNEALSETERQQQIEQLRADWQVAHDKIVALGGLRIIATERHESRRIDNQLRGRSGRQGDPGSSRFYLSLDDQLMRIFAGDRVKAIMDRLKMPEGEAIEAGIVTRSIESAQRKVEARNFDMRKQLLEYDDVANDQRKVIYQQRNDILDSTDLNGMLAAMREDVITDLVRQYVPAESMEEQWDVPGLEKALASEWQIDLSLQQDVAGSESITDEDILEKVVKAAHDLFDAKVALIGQENFTQFQRAVLLQSFDTNWRDHLAALDYLRQGIHLRGYAQKQPKQEYKREAFELFRQLIDQVKTEVTRVLMTVQVRSREEMDEAAVAMNERGAQSLEHMSYASPSETEGMSIEDDVMLAEEPLAMPEGVHVGRNDPCPCGSGKKFKLCHGKLS, encoded by the coding sequence ATGGCCACCAATTTCCTCACCAAACTGTTCGGCAGCCGCAATGACCGGTTGCTCAAGCAATACCGTAAAACAGTCGCTCGCATCAATGCGATGGAGCCTGAGTACGAAAAGCTCAGCGATGAGGCATTGCGCGCCAAGACGCAGGAGTTCAAGGACCGCGTTGCCAAGGGCGAGGCGCTGGACGAGTTGTTGCCCGAAGCCTTTGCCGTAGTGCGTGAAGGCTCCAAGCGCGTCATGAAGATGCGTCACTTCGACGTGCAGATGCTGGGCGCCATGGCGCTGCATTACGGCAAGATTGCCGAAATGCGCACCGGAGAAGGCAAGACGCTGACCGCGACGCTGCCCGTGTACCTCAATGCCCTGTCGGGCGAGGGCGTGCATGTGGTGACCGTCAACGATTACCTGGCCAACCGCGATGCCATGACCATGGCCCGCCTCTACAACTTCCTCGGCCTGTCGGTGGGCATCAACCTGCCCAATCTGTCGCGTGAACAAAAGCAGCAGGCATACAACTCCGACATCACCTACGGCACGAACAACGAATACGGCTTCGACTACCTGCGCGACAACATGGTGTACGAGCCCGGCGACCGCGTGCAGCGCGTGCTGAACTACGCCATCGTCGACGAGGTGGACTCCATCCTGATCGACGAGGCGCGCACTCCGCTGATCATCTCCGGGCCGGCCGAAGATCACACGGCCATGTACGTGGCCATGAACCAGATCGTGCCGAATCTGGTGCGTCAGGAAGGCGAAGCCGATCCCCGCACGGGCGAAGGCGTGACCAAGCCCGGCGATTTCACGGTCGATGAGAAATCCCATCAGGTCTACTTGACCGATCAAGGCTATGAAGCGGCCGAGCGCCTGCTGAGCCATGCCGGCCTGATCGCCGAAGGCTCGTCCCTGTACGATCCCTCCAATATCTCTCTGGTGCACCATCTGTACGCCGCACTGCGTGCCAACCAGCTGTACTTCCGCGACCAGCACTATGTGGTGCAGAACGACGAAATCGTGATCGTGGACGAGTTCACCGGCCGTCTGATGGCCGGTCGTCGCTGGAGCGATGGCCTGCACCAGGCGGTGGAAGCCAAGGAAGGTGTGGCCATCCAGGCCGAGAACCAGACCATGGCCTCGATCACCTTCCAGAACTACTTCCGTCTCTACAAGAAGCTGTCGGGCATGACAGGAACGGCCGACACCGAAGCCTACGAATTCCAGGAAATCTATGGCCTGGAAACCGTGGTGGTGCCGCCCAACAAGCCCAGCAAGCGCCAGGATCAGCTCGATCGCGTTTACAAGACCACCAAGGAAAAGTACGACGCGGCGATCAAGGACATCCGCGAGTGCTACGAGCGCGGCCAGCCCGTGCTGGTCGGCACGACCTCGATCGAGAACTCCGAAATCATCGACCAGCTGCTGACGCGCGAAAAGTTGCCCCATCAGGTGCTCAACGCCAAGCAGCATGAGCGCGAGGCCGACATCATTGCCCAGGCGGGCAGCGAAGGCATGATCACCATCGCCACCAATATGGCCGGCCGTGGTACCGACATCGTGCTGGGCGGCAATATCGACAAGCAGCTCAAGGCCATCGAGAGCAACGAGGCACTCAGCGAGACCGAACGCCAGCAGCAGATTGAGCAGCTGCGTGCCGACTGGCAAGTGGCCCACGACAAGATCGTGGCGCTGGGCGGTCTGCGCATCATTGCCACCGAGCGTCATGAGTCGCGCCGTATCGACAACCAGCTGCGTGGTCGCTCGGGCCGCCAGGGTGACCCCGGTTCCTCGCGCTTCTATCTGAGCCTGGACGACCAGCTGATGCGCATCTTCGCGGGCGACCGAGTCAAGGCCATCATGGACCGCCTGAAGATGCCCGAAGGCGAAGCCATCGAGGCCGGCATCGTGACCCGCTCCATCGAGTCGGCGCAGCGCAAGGTCGAAGCACGCAACTTCGACATGCGCAAGCAACTGCTCGAATATGACGACGTGGCCAACGACCAGCGCAAGGTGATCTACCAGCAGCGCAACGACATTCTGGATTCCACAGACCTGAACGGCATGCTGGCCGCCATGCGCGAGGACGTGATCACCGACCTGGTGCGTCAGTACGTGCCGGCCGAGTCCATGGAAGAGCAGTGGGATGTGCCCGGCCTGGAGAAGGCGCTGGCCAGCGAGTGGCAGATCGATCTTTCCTTGCAGCAGGACGTGGCGGGTTCCGAATCCATCACCGACGAAGACATTCTGGAGAAGGTTGTCAAGGCGGCCCACGATCTGTTCGACGCCAAGGTGGCCCTGATCGGCCAGGAGAACTTCACGCAATTCCAGCGCGCCGTGCTGCTGCAGAGCTTCGACACCAACTGGCGCGATCACCTGGCCGCGCTGGACTATCTGCGCCAGGGCATTCACCTGCGCGGCTATGCCCAGAAGCAGCCCAAGCAGGAATACAAGCGCGAGGCTTTCGAGCTGTTCCGCCAGCTGATCGATCAGGTCAAGACCGAAGTCACCCGCGTGCTGATGACGGTCCAGGTCCGCTCGCGCGAGGAGATGGACGAAGCCGCCGTCGCCATGAACGAGCGCGGTGCGCAGAGCCTGGAGCACATGAGCTATGCCTCGCCCTCGGAAACCGAAGGCATGAGCATAGAGGACGACGTGATGCTGGCCGAGGAGCCTCTGGCCATGCCCGAGGGCGTGCATGTGGGCCGCAACGACCCTTGCCCTTGCGGCAGCGGCAAGAAGTTCAAGCTTTGCCACGGCAAGCTGTCGTAA
- the argJ gene encoding bifunctional glutamate N-acetyltransferase/amino-acid acetyltransferase ArgJ: protein MSVNLSAPVAADLLAINGVRIGVTEAGVRKANRKDLTVFLLDEGASVAGVFTQNRFCAAPVQICREHLAAGTGIRAMVINTGNANAGTGAAGLANARATCAALAKELDLNAGQILPFSTGVIMEELPVDRIVAGMPKAIAAAKADNWATAAEGIMTTDTLPKAFSRSVSIGGKTVAITGISKGAGMIRPNMATMLGFLATDAAIAPELLQPLVKELADGSFNRVTIDGDTSTNDSFVLIATHKAGNAQIKALSSAEGEQLKAALLEVAQKLAQAIVRDGEGATKFISVKVEGGKNEEECRLVAYSIAHSPLVKTAFFASDPNLGRILAAVGYAGIADLDQTKIDLYLDDVHVVVDGGRNPSYKEEDGQRVMKQQEIVVRVVLGRGDAAQTVWTCDLSHEYVTINADYRS, encoded by the coding sequence ATGTCCGTGAATCTTTCCGCTCCCGTCGCCGCTGATCTGCTGGCGATCAATGGCGTTCGCATTGGCGTTACCGAAGCCGGCGTGCGCAAGGCCAATCGCAAGGACCTGACGGTGTTCCTGCTCGACGAAGGCGCCTCGGTGGCGGGCGTGTTTACCCAGAACCGTTTCTGCGCCGCTCCCGTGCAGATCTGCCGCGAGCATCTGGCGGCCGGCACCGGCATCCGCGCCATGGTCATCAACACCGGCAATGCCAATGCCGGCACCGGCGCCGCCGGTCTGGCCAATGCCCGTGCCACCTGCGCGGCTCTGGCCAAGGAGCTGGATCTGAACGCGGGCCAGATCCTGCCTTTTTCCACCGGCGTGATCATGGAGGAGCTGCCTGTTGACCGCATCGTGGCGGGCATGCCCAAGGCCATCGCTGCCGCCAAGGCTGATAACTGGGCCACGGCTGCCGAAGGCATCATGACCACCGACACCTTGCCCAAGGCCTTCAGCCGCAGCGTCAGCATTGGCGGCAAGACGGTTGCCATCACCGGCATCAGCAAGGGCGCGGGCATGATCCGCCCCAATATGGCGACCATGCTGGGCTTTCTGGCTACCGATGCGGCGATCGCACCCGAGCTGCTGCAGCCTCTGGTCAAGGAGCTGGCCGACGGCTCCTTCAACCGCGTGACCATTGATGGCGACACCTCCACCAATGACTCGTTCGTGCTGATCGCCACCCACAAGGCAGGCAACGCCCAGATCAAGGCGCTCTCCAGCGCCGAAGGCGAGCAGCTCAAGGCCGCATTGCTGGAAGTGGCGCAAAAACTCGCGCAAGCGATTGTTCGCGATGGCGAGGGTGCCACCAAGTTCATCAGCGTCAAGGTCGAGGGCGGCAAGAATGAGGAAGAGTGCCGCCTGGTTGCTTACTCCATTGCCCACTCGCCCCTGGTCAAGACGGCCTTTTTTGCTTCCGACCCCAACCTGGGCCGTATCCTGGCCGCTGTGGGCTATGCCGGCATTGCCGACCTGGACCAGACCAAGATCGATCTGTACCTGGACGATGTGCATGTGGTGGTCGACGGCGGCCGCAATCCTTCCTACAAGGAAGAAGACGGCCAGCGCGTGATGAAGCAGCAGGAGATCGTGGTGCGCGTGGTGCTGGGTCGTGGCGATGCCGCACAGACGGTGTGGACCTGCGATCTGAGTCACGAATATGTGACGATCAATGCGGATTATCG